From a single Arachis hypogaea cultivar Tifrunner chromosome 3, arahy.Tifrunner.gnm2.J5K5, whole genome shotgun sequence genomic region:
- the LOC112790645 gene encoding uncharacterized protein isoform X2 — protein sequence MIPGEELFIHQFCDAHTCSGKQKPFSRGGKEQSSFFRLAAGALILVLLPVFYLFLYLVQSDMKGQTQELCRISKAGWKVKPS from the exons ATGATTCCAGGGGAAG AACTGTTTATACACCAGTTTTGTGATGCTCACACCTGCTCAGGGAAACAGAAGCCTTTCTCTAGAGGAGGCAAG GAGCAAAGTAGTTTCTTCCGCCTGGCTGCTGGAGCATTGatcttggtgcttcttcctgtgttctatctttttctttatcttgttCAAAG TGATATGAAGGGTCAAACACAGGAGCTTTGTCGCATCTCAAAAGCAGGATGGAAAGTCAAGCCGTCATGA
- the LOC112790645 gene encoding uncharacterized protein isoform X1: MPSLEVYIYLSFWPSSTYFISRFCPFYPGSSASRLHELFIHQFCDAHTCSGKQKPFSRGGKEQSSFFRLAAGALILVLLPVFYLFLYLVQSDMKGQTQELCRISKAGWKVKPS; this comes from the exons ATGCCTTCTTTGGAGGTTTATATTTATTTGTCATTTTGGCCTAGTTCTACCTACTTCATATCCAGATTTTGTCCATTTTATCCAGGGTCATCAGCAAGCCGTCTTCATG AACTGTTTATACACCAGTTTTGTGATGCTCACACCTGCTCAGGGAAACAGAAGCCTTTCTCTAGAGGAGGCAAG GAGCAAAGTAGTTTCTTCCGCCTGGCTGCTGGAGCATTGatcttggtgcttcttcctgtgttctatctttttctttatcttgttCAAAG TGATATGAAGGGTCAAACACAGGAGCTTTGTCGCATCTCAAAAGCAGGATGGAAAGTCAAGCCGTCATGA